The Vairimorpha necatrix chromosome 11, complete sequence genome window below encodes:
- a CDS encoding ubiquitin carboxyl-terminal hydrolase, with product MNFIWKSVPLNIKNPTILECFECQNHKFNTVLLHKNRANYFFIIYKGASYFDINVEYKITINNKIIQGLYQFSQFNNHFGFSLENSSTFDISLEIDIITNYNSKETTSFCGLRNLGASCYFNSLIQPLFLIKKFRNEIYQCEPKGKLLLLQRLFYNMENQECVDTSEFLTNMVKNVTLHQDVHEFSKYLFDVIEEELKKFKSVNKNIWEKLIQGQIVNYIDAECGCTSKVKENFQDIQVSIRDYFTNTQNSKLEDSLGLFTKIETLSGENKYKCDKHGLVNAKKGILFADLPPILFLLLKRFDMDFETGESYKIDDYFEFPEILDFKNFSVENSEISNYKLYSVIVHKGVPSEGHFYSYISLNNQWYKFNDNVVTKVPKEEAIFFNFGGKDPLDDREKDFSAYYLIYLREDFEKNVEINIPELVLEEIKKQNLKKEIRCTTFKNIKNYKGIGFYNPISYSFPLTNYQEYIINEFDTVKALKNKLETDQEAYIFNITGNKFDLLNDDSVLEGKDFFIYKKNENIDFTKKKFFFVKIFKNEIWLPDTFPENLNLSFILVIDKNIRKNIEARMKINDFEIYKEDFFNKKVELLNSQNEENLKNGDILILVEKNHCDVFECFYKDFSNRMCINVLLNEQNCVSLFLPRNMESELLSQKIRSFFSNDEVSVEPLESLVLEYLPLTRNIIFVDIKDNKIIYLGYDDAIDYNSIKHVHPFIIPPNTTFRDFYKVVLSSNYYLPISFQNLHIVDTVKNSLFLEKYSFDEVFTSQGMNIIQDFKSNYLKVAYFTGMYEIKGYPFFLFIDQLTVAEFREKHGITSRLVKYDNRGYKDLDDIDVISEYSPDTFILIERRY from the coding sequence ATGAATTTCATCTGGAAATCTGTgcctttaaatattaaaaatccaACAATTTTAGAATGTTTTGAATGTCAgaatcataaatttaatactGTTTTATTGCATAAAAATAGGGctaattatttctttataatttacaaaGGTGCTTCttattttgatataaatgtagagtataaaattacaattaataataaaataatccAAGGACTTTATCAATTCTCtcaatttaataatcaTTTCGGGTTTAGTCTAGAAAATTCTTCCACATTTGATATTTCTTTAGAAATTGACATAAttacaaattataattCAAAAGAAACTACAAGTTTCTGTGGTCTTAGAAATTTAGGAGCTTCTTGTTATTTCAATTCTTTAATTCAGCcactatttttaattaaaaaattcagaaatgaaatttatcaatGTGAGCCAAAAGGGAAGCTTCTTCTTTTACAGAggcttttttataacatgGAAAATCAAGAATGTGTGGATACATCAGAATTTTTGACTAATATGGTCAAGAATGTCACACTTCATCAAGACGTACAcgaattttctaaatatttgtttgaCGTCATAGaagaagaattaaaaaaatttaaaagtgtcaataaaaatatctgGGAAAAACTTATACAAGGACAAATTGTCAATTATATTGACGCAGAATGCGGGTGTACAAGTAAAGTCAAGGAGAATTTTCAAGACATACAAGTCAGTATAAGagattattttacaaatacgCAAAATTCGAAATTAGAAGACTCTTTAGGCTTGTTTACAAAGATAGAAACCCTTTCTGgtgaaaataaatataaatgtgACAAACACGGACTAGtaaatgcaaaaaaagGCATTTTATTCGCCGATTTACCGccaatattatttttattattaaaaagatttgACATGGATTTTGAAACTGGCGAATCTTACAAAATTGACGATTATTTCGAATTTCCAGAAATTTtggattttaaaaatttttcagtTGAAAATTCTGAAATCTCAAATTACAAATTGTATTCTGTCATTGTCCACAAAGGTGTCCCTTCTGAAGgacatttttattcttatatttcattaaataatcaatggtataaatttaatgatAATGTGGTAACAAAAGTACCAAAAGAAGAAgcgatattttttaattttggaGGAAAAGATCCTCTAGATGATCGAGAGAAAGATTTTTCGGCTTATTATCTCATTTATCTTAGAGAAGATTTTGAGAAAAATGTGGAAATTAATATACCAGAATTAGTACtagaagaaattaagaaacaaaatctaaaaaaagaaataagatgtacaacatttaaaaatataaaaaattataaaggaATTGGATTTTATAATCCAATTTCTTACAGTTTTCCTTTAACAAATTATcaagaatatataattaatgaATTTGATACAGTAAAAgccttaaaaaataaattagaaacAGATCAAGAAgcttatattttcaatataactggaaataaatttgatctTTTAAATGATGACTCGGTTTTAGAAGgcaaagatttttttatttacaaaaaaaatgaaaatattgattttacaaaaaaaaaatttttttttgtaaaaatttttaaaaatgaaatttggTTACCTGACACATTCCCGgaaaatctaaatttatcatttattCTTGTTATAGACAAAAATATacgaaaaaatatagaagcGAGAATGAAAATCaatgattttgaaatttacaaagaagatttttttaataaaaaagtcgaattattaaattctcaaaatgaagaaaatttaaaaaatggggacattttaattttagtcGAAAAAAATCACTGTGATGTTTTCGagtgtttttataaagatttttcTAATAGAATGTGCATCAATGTTTTACTAAATGAACAAAATTGTGTCTCGCTTTTTCTCCCAAGGAATATGGAAAGTGAGTTACTTAgtcaaaaaataagatctttttttagtaatgACGAGGTTTCTGTTGAGCCTCTAGAAAGTTTAGTTTTAGAATATTTGCCTTTGACACggaatattatttttgtagatataaaagataataaGATAATTTATCTAGGATATGATGACGCAATAGATTATAATTCTATCAAACATGTACATCCATTTATAATTCCTCCTAATACGACATTTAGAGATTTCTATAAAGTTGTTCTCTCttctaattattatttgcCTATTAGTTTTCAGAATCTTCATATTGTCGACACTGTTAAAAACTCGCTATTTCTTGAGAAATATTCTTTTGACGAAGTCTTTACTTCTCAAGGTATGAACATTATTCaagattttaaatctaattatttaaaagtgGCTTATTTTACTGGTATGTACGAGATAAAAGGTTATCCtttctttttattcatTGATCAGCTTACCGTGGCTGAGTTTAGAGAGAAACACGGGATAACAAGCAGGTTAGTAAAATACGATAATAGAGGATATAAAGATTTAGATGATATTGATGTGATCAGTGAATATAGTCCTGatacatttatattaattgaaagaagatattaa
- a CDS encoding glucose-induced degradation protein 4-like protein: MNLENGSKYSGRQLSSTGSFNLVMKIDNLNLDENIMCGTLNIYKSNSKIIQISTYFEARVIGSEMATKLKDLESDGVNWEKFPEFSKGGDECLYFRIKELFILPNMNLEQGEASIDGFYYCCYYKNLDCFMGRYFYKCGEKNMSQQILLERQDEGISGSACII; encoded by the coding sequence ATGAACTTAGAAAATGGATCAAAATATTCGGGAAGACAATTATCGTCAACTGGCTCATTCAATTTAGTAATGAAAATTGATAATCTAAATCtagatgaaaatataatgtgTGGTActctaaatatttataaatctaatagtaaaattattcaaATCTCGACATACTTCGAAGCCCGTGTAATTGGCAGCGAAATGGCTactaaattaaaagatttagaaAGTGATGGTGTAAATTGGGAAAAGTTCCCGGAATTTAGTAAAGGTGGAGAtgaatgtttatattttagaattaaagaactttttatattgccCAATATGAATTTAGAACAAGGTGAAGCTTCAATTGAtggattttattattgttgTTATTATAAGAATTTAGATTGTTTTATGggaagatatttttataaatgtggagaaaaaaatatgtcacagcaaattttattagaaagaCAAGATGAAGGAATTTCAGGATCTGCCTGtataatttga
- a CDS encoding protein transport protein YIP1 → MEFEDLKERYVDKLDLKSAFTGYIKGDKPLLEELGIDLGLIKKESCLIFKIFSPSFNCVVSSDVTGPLFNIILFSIFLLLNYKVHFRYIYSISLFSVLSTFLLLKVMDLSNIKILECCSVLGYSFTPLVMFSFINLFINKMKITYKIILGIIFALWSAYTASLVFVRHINVRNKQVLILYPLFITYVCFSIIVVF, encoded by the coding sequence ATGGAATTTGAAGATTTAAAAGAGCGCTATGTTGACAAACTTGATTTAAAATCCGCCTTCACTGGCTACATTAAAGGAGACAAGCCTTTACTAGAAGAATTAGGAATAGATTTGGgactaataaaaaaagaatctTGTTTgatattcaaaatatttagtcCGTCTTTTAATTGTGTTGTAAGTTCAGATGTCACAGGTCCcctttttaatatcatattattttctatattcctTTTACTTAATTATAAAGTTCATTTTagatatatttattctatttCGCTTTTTTCTGTTCTAAGTACATTTCTACTTCTAAAAGTTATGGATTTGTCGAACATCAAGATATTGGAATGCTGCTCTGTCTTGGGATATTCTTTTACTCCTCTTGTTAtgttttcatttattaatttatttattaataagaTGAAAATAACctataaaatcatattgGGTATTATTTTCGCACTTTGGTCTGCTTATACAGCTTCTTTGGTCTTTGTTAGGCATATTAATGTTAGAAATAAGCAAGTATTGATTCTTTATCCTTTGTTTATAACTTATGTATGTTTTTCAATTATAgtagttttttaa